In a genomic window of Larus michahellis chromosome 3, bLarMic1.1, whole genome shotgun sequence:
- the CYRIA gene encoding CYFIP-related Rac1 interactor A isoform X4, producing MGNLLKVLTCTELDQGPNFFLDFENAQPTDGEREVWNQISAVLQDSESMLADLQAYKGAGQEIRDAIQNPNDIQLQEKAWNSVCPLVVRLKRFYEFSLRLEKALQSLLESLTCPPYTPTQHLEREQALAKEFAEILHFTLRFDELKMRNPAIQNDFSYYRRTISRNRINNMHLDIENEVNNEMANRMSLFYAEATPMLKTLSNATTHFVSENKTLPIENTTDCLSTMASVCKVMLETPEYRSRFTSEETLMFCMRVMVGVIILYDHVHPVGAFSKTSKIDMKGCIKVLKEQPPDTVEGLLNALRFTTKHLNDESTSKQIRAMLQ from the exons ATGGGAAATCTTTTAAAAGTTCTCACTTGCACAGAGCTTGATCAGGGGCCAAATTTTTTCCTTGACTTTGAAA atgcacagcccacagatggaGAAAGGGAGGTATGGAATCAGATCAGTGCAGTTTTACAGGACTCGGAAAGTATGCTTGCAGACCTTCAGGCTTACAAAGGAGCTGGACAAGAAATTAGAGAT gcaaTACAAAACCCCAATGATATCCAGTTGCAAGAAAAAGCATGGAATTCAGTATGTCCTCTGGTTGTAAGGCTGAAGCGCTTTTATGAGTTTTCACTCAGATTAG AGAAGGCCCTGCAGAGCTTATTGGAGTCCTTGACGTGCCCGCCTTATACTCCAACTCAGCACCTGGAACGGGAACAGGCTCTAGCGAAAGAGTTTGCAGAAATCTTACATTTTACTCTTCGTTTTGATGAACTTAAG ATGAGAAACCCAGCAATTCAGAATGACTTCAGTTATTATAGGCGGACAATAAGTCGCAACAGAATAAACAACATGCAC CTAGACATTGAGAATGAAGTAAACAATGAAATGGCCAATAGGATGTCCCTGTTTTATGCAGAAGCCACACCAATGCTGAAAACGCTCAGTAACGCAACTACACATTTTGTGTCAGAA AACAAAACGTTACCAATTGAAAATACAACGGACTGTCTAAGTACTATGGCTAGTGTATGTAAAGTCATGTTGGAAACACC cGAGTACAGGAGTCGATTCACCAGTGAAGAGACCCTTATGTTCTGCATGCGAGTAATGGTGGGAGTTATTATTCTGTACGATCACGTTCATCCTGTGGGAGCTTTCTCAAAGACATCAAAGATTGAT ATGAAGGGATGCATAAAAGTTTTAAAGGAACAACCACCTGACACTGTGGAAGGACTTCTGAATGCTCTCAG GTTCACTACAAAACACCTGAATGATGAATCTACTTCAAAACAAATTCGAGCTATGCTGCAGTA A
- the CYRIA gene encoding CYFIP-related Rac1 interactor A isoform X6, producing MGNLLKVLTREIENYPHFFLDFENAQPTDGEREVWNQISAVLQDSESMLADLQAYKGAGQEIRDAIQNPNDIQLQEKAWNSVCPLVVRLKRFYEFSLRLEKALQSLLESLTCPPYTPTQHLEREQALAKEFAEILHFTLRFDELKMRNPAIQNDFSYYRRTISRNRINNMHLDIENEVNNEMANRMSLFYAEATPMLKTLSNATTHFVSENKTLPIENTTDCLSTMASVCKVMLETPEYRSRFTSEETLMFCMRVMVGVIILYDHVHPVGAFSKTSKIDMKGCIKVLKEQPPDTVEGLLNALRFTTKHLNDESTSKQIRAMLQ from the exons ATGGGTAATCTTCTTAAGGTCCTTACCAGGGAAATTGAAAACTATCCacattttttcctggattttgaaA atgcacagcccacagatggaGAAAGGGAGGTATGGAATCAGATCAGTGCAGTTTTACAGGACTCGGAAAGTATGCTTGCAGACCTTCAGGCTTACAAAGGAGCTGGACAAGAAATTAGAGAT gcaaTACAAAACCCCAATGATATCCAGTTGCAAGAAAAAGCATGGAATTCAGTATGTCCTCTGGTTGTAAGGCTGAAGCGCTTTTATGAGTTTTCACTCAGATTAG AGAAGGCCCTGCAGAGCTTATTGGAGTCCTTGACGTGCCCGCCTTATACTCCAACTCAGCACCTGGAACGGGAACAGGCTCTAGCGAAAGAGTTTGCAGAAATCTTACATTTTACTCTTCGTTTTGATGAACTTAAG ATGAGAAACCCAGCAATTCAGAATGACTTCAGTTATTATAGGCGGACAATAAGTCGCAACAGAATAAACAACATGCAC CTAGACATTGAGAATGAAGTAAACAATGAAATGGCCAATAGGATGTCCCTGTTTTATGCAGAAGCCACACCAATGCTGAAAACGCTCAGTAACGCAACTACACATTTTGTGTCAGAA AACAAAACGTTACCAATTGAAAATACAACGGACTGTCTAAGTACTATGGCTAGTGTATGTAAAGTCATGTTGGAAACACC cGAGTACAGGAGTCGATTCACCAGTGAAGAGACCCTTATGTTCTGCATGCGAGTAATGGTGGGAGTTATTATTCTGTACGATCACGTTCATCCTGTGGGAGCTTTCTCAAAGACATCAAAGATTGAT ATGAAGGGATGCATAAAAGTTTTAAAGGAACAACCACCTGACACTGTGGAAGGACTTCTGAATGCTCTCAG GTTCACTACAAAACACCTGAATGATGAATCTACTTCAAAACAAATTCGAGCTATGCTGCAGTA A
- the CYRIA gene encoding CYFIP-related Rac1 interactor A isoform X8 — protein sequence MLADLQAYKGAGQEIRDAIQNPNDIQLQEKAWNSVCPLVVRLKRFYEFSLRLEKALQSLLESLTCPPYTPTQHLEREQALAKEFAEILHFTLRFDELKMRNPAIQNDFSYYRRTISRNRINNMHLDIENEVNNEMANRMSLFYAEATPMLKTLSNATTHFVSENKTLPIENTTDCLSTMASVCKVMLETPEYRSRFTSEETLMFCMRVMVGVIILYDHVHPVGAFSKTSKIDMKGCIKVLKEQPPDTVEGLLNALRFTTKHLNDESTSKQIRAMLQ from the exons ATGCTTGCAGACCTTCAGGCTTACAAAGGAGCTGGACAAGAAATTAGAGAT gcaaTACAAAACCCCAATGATATCCAGTTGCAAGAAAAAGCATGGAATTCAGTATGTCCTCTGGTTGTAAGGCTGAAGCGCTTTTATGAGTTTTCACTCAGATTAG AGAAGGCCCTGCAGAGCTTATTGGAGTCCTTGACGTGCCCGCCTTATACTCCAACTCAGCACCTGGAACGGGAACAGGCTCTAGCGAAAGAGTTTGCAGAAATCTTACATTTTACTCTTCGTTTTGATGAACTTAAG ATGAGAAACCCAGCAATTCAGAATGACTTCAGTTATTATAGGCGGACAATAAGTCGCAACAGAATAAACAACATGCAC CTAGACATTGAGAATGAAGTAAACAATGAAATGGCCAATAGGATGTCCCTGTTTTATGCAGAAGCCACACCAATGCTGAAAACGCTCAGTAACGCAACTACACATTTTGTGTCAGAA AACAAAACGTTACCAATTGAAAATACAACGGACTGTCTAAGTACTATGGCTAGTGTATGTAAAGTCATGTTGGAAACACC cGAGTACAGGAGTCGATTCACCAGTGAAGAGACCCTTATGTTCTGCATGCGAGTAATGGTGGGAGTTATTATTCTGTACGATCACGTTCATCCTGTGGGAGCTTTCTCAAAGACATCAAAGATTGAT ATGAAGGGATGCATAAAAGTTTTAAAGGAACAACCACCTGACACTGTGGAAGGACTTCTGAATGCTCTCAG GTTCACTACAAAACACCTGAATGATGAATCTACTTCAAAACAAATTCGAGCTATGCTGCAGTA A
- the CYRIA gene encoding CYFIP-related Rac1 interactor A isoform X1: MGNLLKVLTCTELDQGPNFFLDFENAQPTDGEREVWNQISAVLQDSESMLADLQAYKGAGQEIRDAIQNPNDIQLQEKAWNSVCPLVVRLKRFYEFSLRLEKALQSLLESLTCPPYTPTQHLEREQALAKEFAEILHFTLRFDELKMRNPAIQNDFSYYRRTISRNRINNMHLDIENEVNNEMANRMSLFYAEATPMLKTLSNATTHFVSENKTLPIENTTDCLSTMASVCKVMLETPEYRSRFTSEETLMFCMRVMVGVIILYDHVHPVGAFSKTSKIDLVQFIYYCSIVACFCSQMKGCIKVLKEQPPDTVEGLLNALRFTTKHLNDESTSKQIRAMLQ; encoded by the exons ATGGGAAATCTTTTAAAAGTTCTCACTTGCACAGAGCTTGATCAGGGGCCAAATTTTTTCCTTGACTTTGAAA atgcacagcccacagatggaGAAAGGGAGGTATGGAATCAGATCAGTGCAGTTTTACAGGACTCGGAAAGTATGCTTGCAGACCTTCAGGCTTACAAAGGAGCTGGACAAGAAATTAGAGAT gcaaTACAAAACCCCAATGATATCCAGTTGCAAGAAAAAGCATGGAATTCAGTATGTCCTCTGGTTGTAAGGCTGAAGCGCTTTTATGAGTTTTCACTCAGATTAG AGAAGGCCCTGCAGAGCTTATTGGAGTCCTTGACGTGCCCGCCTTATACTCCAACTCAGCACCTGGAACGGGAACAGGCTCTAGCGAAAGAGTTTGCAGAAATCTTACATTTTACTCTTCGTTTTGATGAACTTAAG ATGAGAAACCCAGCAATTCAGAATGACTTCAGTTATTATAGGCGGACAATAAGTCGCAACAGAATAAACAACATGCAC CTAGACATTGAGAATGAAGTAAACAATGAAATGGCCAATAGGATGTCCCTGTTTTATGCAGAAGCCACACCAATGCTGAAAACGCTCAGTAACGCAACTACACATTTTGTGTCAGAA AACAAAACGTTACCAATTGAAAATACAACGGACTGTCTAAGTACTATGGCTAGTGTATGTAAAGTCATGTTGGAAACACC cGAGTACAGGAGTCGATTCACCAGTGAAGAGACCCTTATGTTCTGCATGCGAGTAATGGTGGGAGTTATTATTCTGTACGATCACGTTCATCCTGTGGGAGCTTTCTCAAAGACATCAAAGATTGAT ctAGTGCAATTCATATATTATTGTTCAATAGTGGCATGCTTCTGTTCCCAGATGAAGGGATGCATAAAAGTTTTAAAGGAACAACCACCTGACACTGTGGAAGGACTTCTGAATGCTCTCAG GTTCACTACAAAACACCTGAATGATGAATCTACTTCAAAACAAATTCGAGCTATGCTGCAGTAG
- the CYRIA gene encoding CYFIP-related Rac1 interactor A isoform X7 — protein sequence MLADLQAYKGAGQEIRDAIQNPNDIQLQEKAWNSVCPLVVRLKRFYEFSLRLEKALQSLLESLTCPPYTPTQHLEREQALAKEFAEILHFTLRFDELKMRNPAIQNDFSYYRRTISRNRINNMHLDIENEVNNEMANRMSLFYAEATPMLKTLSNATTHFVSENKTLPIENTTDCLSTMASVCKVMLETPEYRSRFTSEETLMFCMRVMVGVIILYDHVHPVGAFSKTSKIDLVQFIYYCSIVACFCSQMKGCIKVLKEQPPDTVEGLLNALRFTTKHLNDESTSKQIRAMLQ from the exons ATGCTTGCAGACCTTCAGGCTTACAAAGGAGCTGGACAAGAAATTAGAGAT gcaaTACAAAACCCCAATGATATCCAGTTGCAAGAAAAAGCATGGAATTCAGTATGTCCTCTGGTTGTAAGGCTGAAGCGCTTTTATGAGTTTTCACTCAGATTAG AGAAGGCCCTGCAGAGCTTATTGGAGTCCTTGACGTGCCCGCCTTATACTCCAACTCAGCACCTGGAACGGGAACAGGCTCTAGCGAAAGAGTTTGCAGAAATCTTACATTTTACTCTTCGTTTTGATGAACTTAAG ATGAGAAACCCAGCAATTCAGAATGACTTCAGTTATTATAGGCGGACAATAAGTCGCAACAGAATAAACAACATGCAC CTAGACATTGAGAATGAAGTAAACAATGAAATGGCCAATAGGATGTCCCTGTTTTATGCAGAAGCCACACCAATGCTGAAAACGCTCAGTAACGCAACTACACATTTTGTGTCAGAA AACAAAACGTTACCAATTGAAAATACAACGGACTGTCTAAGTACTATGGCTAGTGTATGTAAAGTCATGTTGGAAACACC cGAGTACAGGAGTCGATTCACCAGTGAAGAGACCCTTATGTTCTGCATGCGAGTAATGGTGGGAGTTATTATTCTGTACGATCACGTTCATCCTGTGGGAGCTTTCTCAAAGACATCAAAGATTGAT ctAGTGCAATTCATATATTATTGTTCAATAGTGGCATGCTTCTGTTCCCAGATGAAGGGATGCATAAAAGTTTTAAAGGAACAACCACCTGACACTGTGGAAGGACTTCTGAATGCTCTCAG GTTCACTACAAAACACCTGAATGATGAATCTACTTCAAAACAAATTCGAGCTATGCTGCAGTAG
- the CYRIA gene encoding CYFIP-related Rac1 interactor A isoform X2, with amino-acid sequence MGNLLKVLTREIENYPHFFLDFENAQPTDGEREVWNQISAVLQDSESMLADLQAYKGAGQEIRDAIQNPNDIQLQEKAWNSVCPLVVRLKRFYEFSLRLEKALQSLLESLTCPPYTPTQHLEREQALAKEFAEILHFTLRFDELKMRNPAIQNDFSYYRRTISRNRINNMHLDIENEVNNEMANRMSLFYAEATPMLKTLSNATTHFVSENKTLPIENTTDCLSTMASVCKVMLETPEYRSRFTSEETLMFCMRVMVGVIILYDHVHPVGAFSKTSKIDLVQFIYYCSIVACFCSQMKGCIKVLKEQPPDTVEGLLNALRFTTKHLNDESTSKQIRAMLQ; translated from the exons ATGGGTAATCTTCTTAAGGTCCTTACCAGGGAAATTGAAAACTATCCacattttttcctggattttgaaA atgcacagcccacagatggaGAAAGGGAGGTATGGAATCAGATCAGTGCAGTTTTACAGGACTCGGAAAGTATGCTTGCAGACCTTCAGGCTTACAAAGGAGCTGGACAAGAAATTAGAGAT gcaaTACAAAACCCCAATGATATCCAGTTGCAAGAAAAAGCATGGAATTCAGTATGTCCTCTGGTTGTAAGGCTGAAGCGCTTTTATGAGTTTTCACTCAGATTAG AGAAGGCCCTGCAGAGCTTATTGGAGTCCTTGACGTGCCCGCCTTATACTCCAACTCAGCACCTGGAACGGGAACAGGCTCTAGCGAAAGAGTTTGCAGAAATCTTACATTTTACTCTTCGTTTTGATGAACTTAAG ATGAGAAACCCAGCAATTCAGAATGACTTCAGTTATTATAGGCGGACAATAAGTCGCAACAGAATAAACAACATGCAC CTAGACATTGAGAATGAAGTAAACAATGAAATGGCCAATAGGATGTCCCTGTTTTATGCAGAAGCCACACCAATGCTGAAAACGCTCAGTAACGCAACTACACATTTTGTGTCAGAA AACAAAACGTTACCAATTGAAAATACAACGGACTGTCTAAGTACTATGGCTAGTGTATGTAAAGTCATGTTGGAAACACC cGAGTACAGGAGTCGATTCACCAGTGAAGAGACCCTTATGTTCTGCATGCGAGTAATGGTGGGAGTTATTATTCTGTACGATCACGTTCATCCTGTGGGAGCTTTCTCAAAGACATCAAAGATTGAT ctAGTGCAATTCATATATTATTGTTCAATAGTGGCATGCTTCTGTTCCCAGATGAAGGGATGCATAAAAGTTTTAAAGGAACAACCACCTGACACTGTGGAAGGACTTCTGAATGCTCTCAG GTTCACTACAAAACACCTGAATGATGAATCTACTTCAAAACAAATTCGAGCTATGCTGCAGTAG
- the CYRIA gene encoding CYFIP-related Rac1 interactor A isoform X5 — translation MGNLLKVLTREIENYPHFFLDFENAQPTDGEREVWNQISAVLQDSESMLADLQAYKGAGQEIRDAIQNPNDIQLQEKAWNSVCPLVVRLKRFYEFSLRLEKALQSLLESLTCPPYTPTQHLEREQALAKEFAEILHFTLRFDELKMRNPAIQNDFSYYRRTISRNRINNMHLDIENEVNNEMANRMSLFYAEATPMLKTLSNATTHFVSENKTLPIENTTDCLSTMASVCKVMLETPEYRSRFTSEETLMFCMRVMVGVIILYDHVHPVGAFSKTSKIDMKGCIKVLKEQPPDTVEGLLNALRFTTKHLNDESTSKQIRAMLQ, via the exons ATGGGTAATCTTCTTAAGGTCCTTACCAGGGAAATTGAAAACTATCCacattttttcctggattttgaaA atgcacagcccacagatggaGAAAGGGAGGTATGGAATCAGATCAGTGCAGTTTTACAGGACTCGGAAAGTATGCTTGCAGACCTTCAGGCTTACAAAGGAGCTGGACAAGAAATTAGAGAT gcaaTACAAAACCCCAATGATATCCAGTTGCAAGAAAAAGCATGGAATTCAGTATGTCCTCTGGTTGTAAGGCTGAAGCGCTTTTATGAGTTTTCACTCAGATTAG AGAAGGCCCTGCAGAGCTTATTGGAGTCCTTGACGTGCCCGCCTTATACTCCAACTCAGCACCTGGAACGGGAACAGGCTCTAGCGAAAGAGTTTGCAGAAATCTTACATTTTACTCTTCGTTTTGATGAACTTAAG ATGAGAAACCCAGCAATTCAGAATGACTTCAGTTATTATAGGCGGACAATAAGTCGCAACAGAATAAACAACATGCAC CTAGACATTGAGAATGAAGTAAACAATGAAATGGCCAATAGGATGTCCCTGTTTTATGCAGAAGCCACACCAATGCTGAAAACGCTCAGTAACGCAACTACACATTTTGTGTCAGAA AACAAAACGTTACCAATTGAAAATACAACGGACTGTCTAAGTACTATGGCTAGTGTATGTAAAGTCATGTTGGAAACACC cGAGTACAGGAGTCGATTCACCAGTGAAGAGACCCTTATGTTCTGCATGCGAGTAATGGTGGGAGTTATTATTCTGTACGATCACGTTCATCCTGTGGGAGCTTTCTCAAAGACATCAAAGATTGAT ATGAAGGGATGCATAAAAGTTTTAAAGGAACAACCACCTGACACTGTGGAAGGACTTCTGAATGCTCTCAG GTTCACTACAAAACACCTGAATGATGAATCTACTTCAAAACAAATTCGAGCTATGCTGCAGTAG
- the CYRIA gene encoding CYFIP-related Rac1 interactor A isoform X3, translating to MGNLLKVLTCTELDQGPNFFLDFENAQPTDGEREVWNQISAVLQDSESMLADLQAYKGAGQEIRDAIQNPNDIQLQEKAWNSVCPLVVRLKRFYEFSLRLEKALQSLLESLTCPPYTPTQHLEREQALAKEFAEILHFTLRFDELKMRNPAIQNDFSYYRRTISRNRINNMHLDIENEVNNEMANRMSLFYAEATPMLKTLSNATTHFVSENKTLPIENTTDCLSTMASVCKVMLETPEYRSRFTSEETLMFCMRVMVGVIILYDHVHPVGAFSKTSKIDMKGCIKVLKEQPPDTVEGLLNALRFTTKHLNDESTSKQIRAMLQ from the exons ATGGGAAATCTTTTAAAAGTTCTCACTTGCACAGAGCTTGATCAGGGGCCAAATTTTTTCCTTGACTTTGAAA atgcacagcccacagatggaGAAAGGGAGGTATGGAATCAGATCAGTGCAGTTTTACAGGACTCGGAAAGTATGCTTGCAGACCTTCAGGCTTACAAAGGAGCTGGACAAGAAATTAGAGAT gcaaTACAAAACCCCAATGATATCCAGTTGCAAGAAAAAGCATGGAATTCAGTATGTCCTCTGGTTGTAAGGCTGAAGCGCTTTTATGAGTTTTCACTCAGATTAG AGAAGGCCCTGCAGAGCTTATTGGAGTCCTTGACGTGCCCGCCTTATACTCCAACTCAGCACCTGGAACGGGAACAGGCTCTAGCGAAAGAGTTTGCAGAAATCTTACATTTTACTCTTCGTTTTGATGAACTTAAG ATGAGAAACCCAGCAATTCAGAATGACTTCAGTTATTATAGGCGGACAATAAGTCGCAACAGAATAAACAACATGCAC CTAGACATTGAGAATGAAGTAAACAATGAAATGGCCAATAGGATGTCCCTGTTTTATGCAGAAGCCACACCAATGCTGAAAACGCTCAGTAACGCAACTACACATTTTGTGTCAGAA AACAAAACGTTACCAATTGAAAATACAACGGACTGTCTAAGTACTATGGCTAGTGTATGTAAAGTCATGTTGGAAACACC cGAGTACAGGAGTCGATTCACCAGTGAAGAGACCCTTATGTTCTGCATGCGAGTAATGGTGGGAGTTATTATTCTGTACGATCACGTTCATCCTGTGGGAGCTTTCTCAAAGACATCAAAGATTGAT ATGAAGGGATGCATAAAAGTTTTAAAGGAACAACCACCTGACACTGTGGAAGGACTTCTGAATGCTCTCAG GTTCACTACAAAACACCTGAATGATGAATCTACTTCAAAACAAATTCGAGCTATGCTGCAGTAG